The genome window CGCGCCGCTTGCAGGATGTAGTTCACCGCTTTCGCGACTGGGAACGGGCCGTTCTTCTTCACGAGCGCCGAGAGGTCTTGCCCTTCGACGTATTCCATCACGAGGAAGTGGACGCCGGCCGCTTCGTCGGCATCGTCGGCCGCGACGATATTCGGATGGCGGAGCTTGGCTGCCGCTTCGACCTCGCGCTGAAACCGCGTATCCGCCAAGGATCAACGACTTCGCGCGGCCCGCGGCGACTTGCGTCGCTTGAAACTTCGTGAGGTGGTTCTGCTTCACCAACTCGGCGACGAACTCTTCGACGGTCGTCGGATGCGCTTTCGGCGGAACGAAGTTTTCCAGCTTCCCCTGGGCGATGATGCCCGAGTCGGCAAGCTGCTTCACGACGGTTTCCAACGCCACGGCCATCGATCGCTCCCCACAGCGGATTCACAGGGAGCGATTATAGCCTCCCCTACCGTTGGGTGGAAATCAGTTCGGTTGAAGATGGAAGCTAGGGTGTGCCATGGCTTCCGATACGCCTCTCAACACCGTGGCGGCATACTGTATTCTGATCGTGCCGACGACCGCCGACCGCCGCAACCGAAAACGAGACATCCGATGCCCTGGCTCGAATGGTACGACTCGCTCGCCAAACCCAGCTGGACGCCCGCCCCGGCAACCATCGGGCTGATCTGGCAGATTCTCTACCCGATCATTCTCGTCAGCTTCGGGTTCGTGTTCGTACAGGCGTTTCGTAGGAAATTGCCATGGCTCGTGGCTCTGCCGTTCGCCATCAACCTCGTTGCCAACCTGAGCTTCACGCCGATTCAGTTCGGTTTGCGGAACCTGCCGCTGGCGGCGGTGGACATCCTGATCGTGTTGGGAACGATCGTCTGGATGATGGCGGCGATCCGGCGGTACTATCGCTCGGTCGCCTTGGCGCAAGTGCCGTATTTGATTTGGGTTTCGCTTGCGACGGTGCTGCAACTGTCGATCACGGCGATGAATTGGGGGACGGCCCCTTGATTCGGCTCGGCCTTTGCTGCACGTTTCGGGACCAGCCCATCAAGTTCGTCACGACGACGGCTACCTCCATCGGCAAGATGAAGCGCCCCGACGCCCTGGCGAAGTTGAGCCGTCTCTGCTTGGAAAACGCCGACGCCTTGCTGGCCGCCCTTCAGTATTGTGCCGACAACGGCATCGGCTGCTTTCGGATCAACAGCCAAATTCTCCCCATCAAAACGCATCCGACGTGCGGGTACGAGGTCGATGATCTGCCGGATGGCGACGAGATCATTCGCCGCTTCCAAGCGTGCGGTAAGTTCACCGAGAAACACAAGCTGCGAACCTGTTTCCATCCCGATCAATTCGTGGTGCTGAACTCGCCCCGACTCGACGTGGTTGAAAACTCCTTGCAGGAACTTGAATACCAGGGGGAAGTGGCCGAATGGATCGAGGCGGATGTCATCAACATCCACGGGGGCGGGGCCTACGGCGACAAGCCCAAGGCCCTTGCTGAGTTCGCCCGCAATCTCGACCGGCTCTCATCGAGGGTCCGAAGCCGATTGACCGTCGAGAACGACGACAAAGTTTTCACGCCTGCCGATCTGTTGCCGATCTGCGGGGCCACCGGCATCCCGCTGGTGTATGACGTGCACCATCACCGTTGTCTTCCCGATGGTCTGAGCATCGAAGAAGCCACGAAGCAGGCTATGACGACATGGAATCGGGAGCCGCTATTCCATCTTTCCAGTCCGTTGGAAGGCTGGGACGGCCCCAAGCCTGAACGACATCACGACTTCATCGACGTGAATGACTTTCCCGATTGCTGGCGGCGAAAAAAGATCACCGTCGAAGTCGAAGCCAAAGCGAAAGAAGCAGCGGTAGAGAAGTTGAGGGCGGAGTTGAGCAACGGGTGACTCGCCGCGCGGAAGATACGGCGGAGGCCGCATGGGAGACGTACCAGCGACCGAATTCGCCGGAAGGTAACACTTTAGGTAACACCCCCCTGAAAACGACGAAGGACTTGAGTCAGCGAATTGACTCAAGCCCTTGTGCGGTAACCAGTACGGAAAGCATTTCAGCAAGCGAGGACGACGGGACTCGAACCCGCAACCACCGGATCGACAGTCCGGTACTCTAACCAATTGAGCTACGTCCCCAAGCAAACAAGTCTCCGATTATAGCTCGCGCCGAACGGCTCGCAAGGGCCTCTCTACGGGCGCCGCGAACCCCTGCCGGCAGGCTTGCGAAGCCGGTTTCCAGGCCCGCGTTCTCCCGAGGCGGAATGCGCGGTGCGATCGTTACGACCGGACAGGCTTTCCCGACGCTCCCCCGGACGAGCCTCGTGCGAGCCGGTCTCCGGCCGCGCAAACCGGAAATGTGAACTACAGTTTCGGTGTGTGGGATTTTAGCGACCTTTGGATTCGCCGAAAGCGAGTGCCCGTGCTCTACCAAGCTTATCGCAGCGTCATGCATTGGGT of Planctomycetia bacterium contains these proteins:
- a CDS encoding tryptophan-rich sensory protein, translated to MPWLEWYDSLAKPSWTPAPATIGLIWQILYPIILVSFGFVFVQAFRRKLPWLVALPFAINLVANLSFTPIQFGLRNLPLAAVDILIVLGTIVWMMAAIRRYYRSVALAQVPYLIWVSLATVLQLSITAMNWGTAP
- the uvsE gene encoding UV DNA damage repair endonuclease UvsE — protein: MIRLGLCCTFRDQPIKFVTTTATSIGKMKRPDALAKLSRLCLENADALLAALQYCADNGIGCFRINSQILPIKTHPTCGYEVDDLPDGDEIIRRFQACGKFTEKHKLRTCFHPDQFVVLNSPRLDVVENSLQELEYQGEVAEWIEADVINIHGGGAYGDKPKALAEFARNLDRLSSRVRSRLTVENDDKVFTPADLLPICGATGIPLVYDVHHHRCLPDGLSIEEATKQAMTTWNREPLFHLSSPLEGWDGPKPERHHDFIDVNDFPDCWRRKKITVEVEAKAKEAAVEKLRAELSNG